In one Nitrososphaera viennensis EN76 genomic region, the following are encoded:
- a CDS encoding Eco57I restriction-modification methylase domain-containing protein: MNLIIQALGLEPASFHPAPFNFSQKPAPNVWKAFSIETVFPIFKINAPRGKVVDIRSFVGGIQADTYVIIAELDSAVVLCIKRVNKQKGEQPLILPLRTEEDFDRVVNVLRKNNFTSDQLSAHMSISTVVDELKSGAERYFINRGLFSNYFLRERLDKTLSDRKRNIQSESAGFLSKFPYGIPSDFSAVSTVLNALGYRANSNKISGGGNIEYELFSGSNRLTTVVAIAADAENLDVMRSDDRSVPSVQAVAALDRCQWAILTNGRLWRLYSSKVSSASTNYFEVDIDGITDEKDPKLKYFLSLFSANALEPKGSESDLDVIFEEGIQYAKELEDNLRNKVFEKQLFLDLVRAVIKHSPSKKYSEEVLAEGKKRALKLLYRLLFILYAESRNLLPTGDSRYEHISMSKLRERLPSLEKEGNGAQAWQALQNLFKAISSGDPNVNVPQYDGALFEHDKDIDSLEVLNKHLVPALRALTEIDGKGIDYQNLGVRQLGSLYEALLEYTVSQAQTDLVIIKDEILDMSFISDLKGKPERIIERGDIYLTSGGLARKGTGSYYTPDKIVKFLVKKGLEPIFADREKKFVQQLDVWHKTRSEEAAIKSTEVLLDIQVVDPAMGSGHFLVSVVDEITRWIMGILERHPDAPLASEIGKDREEIILEQEKKGIKLDRELLTFNVILKRRVMKRCVFGVDINPLAVELAKLSLWLDSFTIGTPLTFLDHHIRAGDSLIGLWMNNLKTKGQDSTTLDVWTDNVESIGDILQRISYPADLTMDEVKKSKGSYEDFKEKNKPLKVLLDMQAASVIDPELADKLPRNLKLVEDTVRLGNIDKVSWSAPIKKVMEYAEKYRFFHWELEFPDAFSDERRGFDLVVMNPPWDAVKPEDDDFFSQYYPQFRRLRSKPEKEKVKRKLINDASIAKAFRDYTERIERKVSFYKLSGQYVRRGGGDTDMWKLFLERALTLQAKNGTLSMVIPSGIVINEGAKTLRTALLERRIRHLYEFENAKGIFPDVHRSYKFVTLVVDNAEPSQDFPAAFYVHEMAFLDSDIEHDKIVKLSRQFIQLVSPSSFSIPEIKGINEFEIFSKLYNNHPLLSEGIDDGKWTFKFVTEMHRTNAAGLFEQLGRGWQLFEGKCFHQFILNYEKPTLSVSSVKGLEWTSKIREYGRFNKEIHQVPRLVFRDVAASTNVRGMIACIIPKHTFVANTAPVIIPRYNGELLLEGEYLKTIAYLAGIFNSTTFDFLIRRRITMHLNFFYIEQTPVPSRKNNALVNEIVKISAELSSPDERFAELAKTARSGYGSVDIKKRIELTAKLDALVAYHYGLSRQEYEYILSTFTGFEEDDKLKDITEVKWDDTLIRKFNGEVRKRALGYFDATDKGEN; encoded by the coding sequence GTGAACCTGATCATACAGGCATTAGGCCTTGAACCTGCATCGTTCCACCCTGCACCCTTCAACTTCTCCCAAAAACCTGCACCGAATGTCTGGAAAGCATTTTCCATCGAGACTGTTTTTCCCATATTCAAAATAAATGCCCCAAGAGGGAAGGTTGTAGATATCAGAAGTTTTGTTGGAGGCATACAGGCAGACACCTATGTAATAATTGCGGAACTTGACAGTGCTGTTGTTCTTTGCATCAAAAGAGTCAACAAGCAGAAAGGCGAGCAACCCTTAATCTTGCCTCTACGGACCGAGGAAGACTTTGACAGAGTAGTAAACGTTCTTCGCAAGAACAACTTTACTTCGGACCAGCTGTCAGCGCACATGTCAATTAGCACAGTAGTTGATGAACTAAAGTCCGGCGCAGAGCGCTATTTTATCAATCGAGGACTGTTTTCAAACTACTTTTTGCGTGAAAGGCTCGACAAGACGCTTTCAGACAGAAAGAGGAATATTCAATCAGAAAGTGCGGGATTCTTGTCCAAGTTTCCTTATGGAATACCGTCGGATTTTTCAGCGGTTTCCACCGTACTTAACGCCCTTGGATACAGAGCAAATAGCAACAAGATAAGCGGCGGCGGGAACATCGAATACGAATTATTTTCCGGGTCTAACCGATTAACGACTGTTGTAGCTATAGCCGCCGATGCAGAAAACCTGGATGTAATGAGAAGCGACGACAGGTCTGTTCCCAGTGTTCAGGCCGTTGCCGCTCTTGACCGTTGTCAATGGGCCATCCTTACCAACGGTCGTTTATGGCGACTGTATTCCTCAAAAGTCTCTTCGGCAAGCACTAATTACTTTGAAGTTGACATCGATGGTATAACTGACGAAAAAGATCCCAAGCTCAAGTATTTCCTCTCATTGTTTAGTGCCAACGCCTTGGAGCCGAAAGGCAGCGAATCTGACCTAGATGTTATCTTTGAAGAAGGAATACAGTATGCCAAAGAACTCGAAGATAACCTTAGGAATAAAGTCTTTGAAAAGCAACTCTTTCTTGACCTGGTACGTGCCGTCATCAAGCATTCACCCTCAAAGAAATACTCGGAGGAAGTGCTGGCAGAAGGAAAGAAAAGAGCGCTAAAACTGCTTTACAGACTATTATTCATATTATATGCTGAATCCCGTAATTTGCTGCCCACAGGCGACTCGAGATACGAACACATTTCCATGAGCAAGTTAAGAGAGCGACTTCCCTCACTAGAAAAGGAAGGAAATGGTGCCCAAGCATGGCAGGCTTTGCAAAATCTTTTCAAGGCAATCAGCAGCGGGGATCCCAATGTCAACGTGCCGCAATATGACGGAGCGCTCTTTGAACACGACAAGGATATCGACAGCCTAGAAGTGTTGAACAAACATCTTGTCCCCGCATTACGAGCATTGACAGAGATCGATGGCAAAGGTATCGATTATCAGAATCTTGGCGTAAGGCAGCTTGGGTCTCTATATGAAGCGCTTCTTGAATATACTGTAAGCCAAGCCCAAACAGACCTGGTCATTATCAAGGATGAAATTTTAGACATGTCATTTATCTCGGATCTTAAGGGTAAACCAGAACGCATCATCGAGAGAGGAGACATTTACCTTACGTCAGGAGGTCTGGCAAGGAAAGGAACTGGCAGTTACTATACTCCAGACAAGATCGTAAAGTTCCTGGTCAAGAAAGGTCTTGAACCAATTTTTGCTGATAGAGAAAAAAAGTTCGTTCAACAGCTGGATGTCTGGCACAAGACTAGAAGCGAAGAAGCAGCGATAAAGTCTACGGAAGTTCTACTTGACATCCAAGTTGTTGACCCTGCTATGGGGAGCGGCCATTTTCTCGTTAGTGTCGTCGACGAGATTACAAGATGGATTATGGGCATCCTGGAAAGACACCCGGACGCGCCACTAGCTAGTGAAATTGGCAAAGACAGAGAGGAGATCATTCTTGAACAGGAAAAGAAAGGCATCAAGCTTGACAGAGAACTTTTAACATTCAATGTCATTTTAAAAAGGCGCGTTATGAAGAGGTGTGTCTTTGGAGTTGACATCAATCCTCTTGCAGTGGAGTTAGCGAAGCTGTCGCTCTGGCTCGACTCCTTCACAATAGGTACTCCGCTGACCTTCTTGGACCACCACATCAGGGCGGGAGATAGCTTGATAGGGCTATGGATGAATAATCTGAAGACCAAAGGTCAGGATAGCACAACCCTTGATGTCTGGACGGATAACGTTGAATCTATCGGGGATATCCTGCAAAGAATCAGCTATCCTGCAGACTTGACGATGGATGAGGTGAAAAAGAGCAAGGGCAGCTACGAAGATTTCAAGGAAAAGAACAAACCTCTCAAGGTATTGCTAGACATGCAAGCTGCATCAGTTATTGACCCTGAGCTGGCTGACAAGCTGCCCCGGAATTTGAAGCTAGTCGAAGATACCGTCAGATTGGGAAACATTGACAAGGTCTCGTGGTCTGCACCGATAAAGAAAGTGATGGAATATGCAGAGAAATATCGCTTCTTCCATTGGGAACTAGAATTTCCCGATGCATTTTCTGACGAAAGAAGAGGGTTTGATCTTGTGGTGATGAATCCTCCGTGGGATGCAGTAAAGCCGGAAGACGATGACTTCTTTTCCCAATATTATCCACAGTTTCGAAGATTGAGAAGTAAACCAGAAAAAGAAAAGGTAAAACGTAAATTGATAAATGACGCATCTATTGCCAAAGCTTTCAGAGACTACACAGAGCGTATTGAGAGAAAAGTATCGTTTTACAAATTATCAGGCCAGTATGTTCGAAGGGGCGGGGGAGATACTGATATGTGGAAACTCTTTTTGGAGCGCGCCCTTACGCTTCAAGCAAAAAATGGAACCCTTTCTATGGTCATTCCCTCGGGCATCGTAATCAACGAAGGAGCAAAGACACTTAGAACCGCATTGCTTGAAAGACGAATAAGGCACTTGTATGAATTTGAAAATGCCAAAGGCATCTTCCCCGATGTTCACAGAAGCTACAAATTTGTAACGCTGGTAGTCGACAATGCTGAACCGTCACAAGATTTCCCGGCGGCATTCTATGTTCACGAAATGGCTTTCCTTGACTCTGATATAGAGCATGATAAAATTGTGAAACTATCTCGACAATTCATTCAATTGGTTTCCCCAAGTAGTTTCTCCATACCGGAAATTAAAGGGATAAATGAATTTGAAATATTCTCAAAACTTTACAATAACCATCCGCTTCTGTCAGAAGGAATTGATGATGGCAAATGGACTTTCAAATTCGTAACTGAGATGCACAGGACAAATGCAGCTGGGTTGTTCGAACAACTCGGAAGAGGATGGCAACTGTTTGAAGGAAAGTGTTTCCACCAGTTCATATTAAATTACGAAAAGCCAACACTTAGCGTCTCATCGGTGAAAGGATTAGAATGGACCTCGAAGATACGAGAATATGGCAGATTTAATAAGGAAATCCACCAAGTTCCAAGACTCGTGTTCCGTGACGTAGCTGCATCAACAAACGTTCGCGGAATGATTGCATGTATAATACCAAAACACACATTTGTCGCAAATACAGCACCGGTAATAATTCCTAGATATAACGGCGAATTATTGTTAGAAGGAGAGTATCTTAAAACGATAGCGTATCTTGCAGGAATATTTAATTCTACTACATTTGACTTTCTCATAAGAAGACGCATTACAATGCACCTCAACTTCTTTTACATCGAACAGACGCCGGTGCCGTCGAGGAAAAACAATGCTCTTGTCAATGAAATTGTAAAGATATCTGCAGAATTAAGCAGTCCGGACGAACGATTTGCGGAACTTGCAAAAACCGCACGGTCTGGATATGGTAGTGTGGACATTAAGAAAAGAATTGAATTGACTGCCAAACTTGATGCATTGGTTGCTTACCATTACGGCTTGAGCCGTCAAGAATATGAATACATACTTTCGACATTTACAGGATTTGAGGAAGACGATAAATTGAAGGACATCACCGAAGTCAAGTGGGATGATACTCTGATCCGAAAATTCAACGGAGAAGTTAGAAAAAGAGCTCTTGGGTATTTTGATGCGACAGATAAAGGAGAAAATTGA
- a CDS encoding helicase-related protein — MAGKRDIIDNDKDKYTMAAFLNEELKNFKNNGAIDISSGYFNVAGYNLLRESLWEFTKRPEFKLRMLFGKEAIKEENDAKSFEEQIETIDKTADQEYSVAKELSGMTLEWESAKTVDDLVAFLKQNKVEVKTNKNRFNHSKCYILDDSAVVGSSNLTAAGLKHNVELNAVLYQASAIKEVKEWFEKRWIDAEDAKAELIKTLEESKFGHPLEPYLMYMKLLYEYYRPRLEELEKAKAARVELTEFQRDAVVSALRILDKYGGVIIADSTGLGKTHIGLSLLRELASVRRKKVLLVAPRQVLDSVWEPRLLEESIKTKNKSLEVTGTDSFDPTDYLDYDVVIVDESHNYRSASTKRHNNIMKVLAGGKKKQVILMTATPVNNSLMDLYNQLSLITAGDDTHFADLGIGDLKAYFVSADRKQLASGIEDIVRLLDEIMIRRTRSFIKENYPEATLNDRKITFPQRRLTKVQYSLTELFGTEIYSQVIETIDNLNLVPYRVDAYRIDIEEEEKKEVEQRASLQKYGLLKRFESSAEAIRKSIDRLLRFYTTFSAVLDEGKVLNNKKFHEILSEYQDEEEFDDDRFLEELAKIELEPVKGLDIKRMQKELRQDIKKLEPLKENLSKMQPWADSKLNALKHLFIKDRIFEEGGKKAVVFTQFVDTANYVYDDLKKNMPDKKVLILTGRTNPETRRKILMEFAPRSNNPENKVIEREADILVSSEVLSEGQNLQDANYAINYDLPWNPMKIVQRVGRVDRLTTQFPEVTSAVFFPEKELEDELGLLVKLTKKIQKAAGTVGVESSILGEKESPKNFNAFEKIKKEDASLLDDMERSSELLPLMTPYQTILSYLKKVGEKELKGIPYGKRSGRNSQESGVVLAYREKHSKDSIHFLFFDYKVKRIEHVGDINWIFRLLKCEEEEQLTIPLEGYELFRQLKIIDEKARQEILIAVNAPFNAKKTQKIKPKYQHELVSILFQAVHTGKATKEEILPVYSIITSANFTAWDNDFKKMYESYQNNQDIHNLVTSLNKLFEQYKIKTRESLAPKEVKPEDLVLVGCMFLSNPSFRDWNMLA; from the coding sequence TTGGCCGGAAAAAGAGACATCATAGATAATGACAAAGACAAGTATACCATGGCCGCATTTCTTAATGAAGAGCTAAAGAACTTCAAGAATAATGGAGCAATCGATATCTCATCAGGGTACTTTAACGTTGCAGGATACAATCTTCTTCGAGAATCTTTATGGGAGTTTACCAAACGTCCGGAATTCAAACTAAGGATGCTTTTTGGTAAAGAGGCCATCAAGGAAGAAAATGATGCAAAAAGCTTTGAAGAACAGATAGAGACGATAGACAAGACTGCCGACCAAGAATATTCCGTAGCCAAAGAACTGTCAGGCATGACTCTAGAGTGGGAGTCTGCAAAAACCGTTGACGACCTAGTTGCTTTCTTGAAACAAAATAAGGTAGAGGTCAAGACTAACAAGAACCGGTTCAATCATTCAAAGTGCTACATACTTGACGATTCCGCAGTAGTCGGTTCAAGCAACCTCACTGCTGCTGGCCTGAAGCACAATGTTGAGCTTAACGCAGTATTGTACCAGGCTTCCGCAATAAAAGAAGTCAAAGAATGGTTTGAGAAACGGTGGATAGATGCCGAGGATGCCAAAGCCGAACTAATCAAGACACTGGAAGAATCCAAGTTCGGCCATCCGCTTGAGCCATACCTGATGTATATGAAACTCCTCTATGAATACTATCGCCCACGACTAGAGGAACTTGAAAAAGCAAAGGCGGCAAGGGTCGAATTAACCGAGTTTCAGAGAGATGCGGTGGTCTCTGCGCTCCGCATACTGGACAAGTATGGCGGAGTAATAATAGCTGATTCAACAGGGCTTGGAAAGACCCACATCGGCCTATCGCTGTTGAGAGAACTGGCTTCAGTTAGAAGGAAAAAAGTTCTCCTTGTTGCACCAAGACAGGTTCTTGACTCCGTATGGGAGCCAAGACTGTTGGAGGAGAGCATCAAGACAAAGAACAAATCTTTGGAAGTGACTGGAACCGACTCTTTTGATCCAACTGATTATCTTGATTATGACGTCGTCATTGTAGATGAGAGTCACAATTATCGCTCTGCTTCTACCAAGAGGCATAACAACATCATGAAGGTGCTGGCAGGTGGAAAAAAGAAGCAAGTCATTTTGATGACTGCCACCCCGGTGAACAATTCTCTCATGGACCTGTACAACCAATTAAGCCTCATTACGGCAGGAGATGACACCCATTTTGCAGACCTTGGAATAGGCGACTTGAAGGCATATTTTGTAAGTGCGGACAGAAAACAACTTGCAAGCGGTATAGAGGATATTGTCAGGCTCCTTGACGAAATTATGATCAGACGTACAAGGTCCTTCATCAAGGAGAACTATCCTGAGGCAACACTGAATGACAGGAAAATCACCTTCCCGCAACGACGACTGACAAAGGTGCAGTACAGTCTAACCGAGCTTTTTGGTACTGAAATTTACAGTCAGGTCATAGAAACAATTGACAACCTGAACCTTGTTCCATACAGGGTTGATGCATATCGTATTGACATTGAAGAGGAGGAAAAGAAAGAAGTCGAACAACGTGCTTCGTTGCAGAAATATGGACTACTAAAGAGATTTGAAAGCAGCGCAGAAGCTATCAGGAAAAGTATTGACAGGCTGCTTAGATTCTATACTACTTTCTCCGCGGTCCTTGATGAAGGAAAAGTCCTTAACAACAAGAAATTTCACGAGATACTCTCTGAATATCAGGATGAAGAAGAGTTTGACGACGATAGGTTCTTGGAAGAACTTGCCAAGATAGAGCTTGAACCGGTAAAGGGTCTTGACATTAAACGGATGCAAAAAGAGCTGCGGCAGGATATCAAGAAACTGGAACCGCTCAAGGAAAATCTGTCCAAGATGCAACCGTGGGCAGACTCGAAGCTAAATGCCCTGAAGCACTTGTTCATAAAAGACAGGATCTTTGAAGAGGGGGGAAAGAAAGCGGTGGTCTTTACGCAGTTCGTAGACACTGCTAACTATGTCTACGACGACTTGAAGAAAAACATGCCTGATAAGAAGGTCTTGATTCTTACAGGGAGAACTAACCCCGAAACAAGAAGGAAAATTTTGATGGAATTTGCCCCGCGTTCGAACAATCCTGAAAACAAAGTAATAGAAAGAGAAGCTGACATTCTTGTTTCTTCAGAGGTTCTCAGTGAAGGTCAGAACCTCCAAGATGCCAACTATGCGATTAATTACGACCTGCCATGGAATCCGATGAAGATTGTACAACGTGTTGGCAGGGTTGACCGCCTCACAACCCAATTTCCAGAAGTTACGTCGGCAGTATTCTTTCCGGAAAAGGAACTTGAAGACGAACTGGGGCTGCTCGTAAAGCTGACCAAGAAGATTCAAAAGGCAGCAGGCACGGTGGGAGTAGAATCCTCGATACTGGGGGAAAAAGAATCGCCAAAGAACTTTAATGCATTTGAGAAAATCAAGAAAGAAGATGCCTCGCTTCTCGACGACATGGAACGCAGCTCCGAGCTGCTTCCGTTGATGACGCCCTATCAGACCATCCTAAGCTACCTAAAGAAGGTGGGCGAGAAGGAGCTAAAGGGAATACCCTATGGAAAGAGAAGCGGAAGGAATTCACAAGAGAGTGGAGTCGTGCTAGCCTATAGGGAAAAACACAGTAAAGACTCTATTCATTTCCTGTTCTTTGATTACAAGGTCAAACGTATTGAACACGTGGGCGACATTAACTGGATATTCAGGCTGCTAAAGTGCGAGGAAGAAGAACAGTTGACGATACCGCTGGAAGGCTACGAATTATTTAGGCAACTAAAGATTATAGACGAAAAGGCACGTCAGGAAATATTGATAGCAGTTAATGCTCCATTTAATGCTAAAAAAACTCAGAAAATTAAACCAAAATATCAACACGAGTTGGTAAGTATTCTATTCCAGGCAGTCCATACAGGGAAAGCTACGAAAGAAGAGATCCTTCCGGTGTATTCCATAATAACCAGTGCAAACTTTACCGCATGGGATAACGATTTTAAGAAAATGTACGAGTCGTATCAGAACAATCAAGACATACACAATCTTGTAACGTCGCTGAACAAGTTGTTTGAACAATACAAAATCAAGACACGGGAATCCCTGGCACCCAAAGAAGTGAAACCTGAAGACTTGGTGCTGGTAGGTTGTATGTTCCTCTCTAATCCGTCATTTAGAGACTGGAATATGCTTGCATAG
- a CDS encoding HD domain-containing protein, translating to MTKKVTDPGFVSQREELKSPVREFVHDPVHGPINLEPHEKLFLDTPIFQRLRRVKQLQTAHFVYPGANHTRFEHTLGVFHITSYFAENVLEQLVDNGVLKHAEKLHYKRLVRLWALFHDVGHGPFSHTFDTAVMSKIGMNHEKLSIRIIKENDEIHKGFSSKEFKATGLSIRDVIKAQEDSLSKFNPIEKALLQIIKGPYSADTTDYLLRDSYHTGVEYGKVAWQRLILTSRIVGDKMCLEKRSKAALISFFFARHQMFDTVYYHRTNSAADRMIRDILERASDTILPYVEDLNKYVDLDEESLLQMLKNSSDKTTSQMTRDYMNRRIPWRLAYEEQKPINESLLIELLRSEQYQKAIQQKIGERVGNELNFYVTGFYIPETPLNPFRNIAEVDIYNHDTDSVESWNFIHDLYMHSPFHTWLRVYIDKKHGQKDKAALVKAAKDVFSGSVAEVHM from the coding sequence ATGACAAAGAAGGTAACGGATCCAGGGTTTGTGAGTCAGCGTGAGGAGCTGAAATCTCCGGTAAGGGAATTCGTCCACGACCCAGTTCATGGACCAATAAACCTGGAACCCCATGAGAAGCTCTTTCTCGATACTCCAATCTTTCAGAGGTTGCGAAGGGTAAAGCAGCTGCAGACTGCACACTTTGTCTATCCGGGTGCAAACCATACCAGATTCGAGCACACTCTCGGGGTATTCCATATTACATCGTATTTTGCTGAAAATGTACTTGAACAGCTGGTCGATAATGGTGTCCTGAAACACGCCGAAAAACTGCATTACAAGCGGCTTGTCAGGCTCTGGGCACTCTTCCACGACGTAGGGCATGGTCCATTTTCCCACACCTTTGACACAGCTGTGATGTCCAAGATTGGAATGAACCATGAAAAGCTGTCTATCAGGATCATTAAAGAAAACGACGAAATACACAAGGGATTCTCATCAAAGGAATTCAAAGCAACAGGCCTTTCCATCAGAGATGTCATAAAGGCTCAGGAGGACTCACTTTCCAAGTTTAATCCAATCGAGAAGGCGCTTCTGCAGATAATAAAGGGCCCGTACAGCGCAGACACCACCGACTATTTGCTCAGAGACTCGTACCATACAGGCGTAGAATATGGAAAGGTTGCATGGCAGAGGCTCATCTTGACTTCCAGAATCGTCGGCGACAAGATGTGCCTTGAGAAACGATCCAAGGCAGCGCTGATTTCATTCTTCTTTGCTAGGCATCAGATGTTCGATACCGTCTACTACCACAGGACCAACAGTGCTGCAGACAGAATGATAAGGGACATACTGGAGAGGGCTTCAGACACAATCCTGCCGTACGTCGAGGACCTGAACAAGTACGTCGACCTTGACGAAGAGAGCCTCCTCCAGATGCTAAAGAACAGCAGCGATAAAACAACAAGCCAGATGACGAGAGACTACATGAACAGGAGGATTCCATGGCGCCTAGCCTACGAAGAACAAAAGCCCATAAACGAATCCCTCCTCATAGAACTCCTCAGGAGCGAACAGTATCAGAAGGCTATTCAGCAGAAGATAGGGGAAAGGGTTGGTAACGAGTTGAATTTTTACGTCACCGGCTTTTACATCCCTGAAACACCACTAAACCCGTTCAGAAACATTGCAGAGGTGGACATCTACAACCACGACACCGACTCGGTAGAAAGCTGGAACTTTATTCATGACCTGTACATGCACAGCCCTTTCCATACCTGGTTGCGAGTATACATTGACAAAAAGCACGGTCAAAAGGACAAGGCTGCCCTTGTAAAGGCTGCAAAAGACGTCTTTTCAGGCAGCGTGGCCGAAGTGCACATGTGA
- the tcmP gene encoding three-Cys-motif partner protein TcmP, producing the protein MEELHGFEDEAKQLYGTTKQAMPADSWAILKLAFLGNYVDMYTSIVKSRIGRMYYLETNAGCGLNKIEDVDNAIVFGSPMVAMKKARKAFDGYVLVEKEKSYCEALQKLMPSAHIINGDVNSDINNPGGHGLRHALSLVPRNTPILAFVDPYGMDVRWRTLELLLDAWSDVIINFQSVQRVVGSVDYNVKYASTLTDFFGTNAWQQCRTNGEFLELYMSQIRQHKDVVIPIKIQGRGGYYYHLIVAVKKTRGPQDWIEFIHRTKDSVERADANDVEKFMNVFAKKQGTLDDLFKGSS; encoded by the coding sequence TTGGAGGAACTTCATGGTTTTGAAGACGAAGCGAAGCAGTTGTATGGAACGACGAAGCAGGCTATGCCTGCCGACTCTTGGGCCATTCTTAAACTCGCTTTTCTTGGAAATTACGTTGACATGTACACAAGCATAGTCAAGAGTAGAATAGGTCGAATGTACTATCTGGAAACGAATGCCGGCTGCGGTCTCAATAAGATTGAGGATGTGGATAACGCCATAGTCTTTGGCTCCCCGATGGTTGCGATGAAAAAAGCTAGAAAAGCCTTTGACGGCTATGTCCTGGTTGAAAAGGAAAAATCATATTGTGAGGCTCTTCAGAAACTGATGCCGTCGGCGCACATAATTAATGGCGACGTCAACAGTGACATCAACAACCCCGGGGGCCACGGACTGAGACACGCTCTTTCACTTGTGCCACGAAATACGCCCATCTTGGCGTTTGTAGACCCTTACGGAATGGATGTACGATGGCGTACTCTTGAGTTGCTTTTGGACGCTTGGAGCGATGTAATAATCAACTTCCAGTCCGTGCAGCGGGTCGTGGGCTCTGTCGACTATAACGTCAAGTATGCGTCTACGTTAACAGATTTCTTTGGAACCAACGCATGGCAGCAGTGTAGGACAAACGGGGAATTCTTGGAGCTCTACATGTCGCAGATAAGACAACACAAGGATGTTGTGATACCAATCAAAATTCAGGGGCGAGGTGGCTATTACTATCATCTTATTGTTGCCGTCAAGAAAACAAGAGGTCCGCAGGATTGGATTGAGTTCATTCACCGGACTAAAGACTCTGTTGAAAGAGCAGATGCGAATGATGTCGAGAAATTCATGAATGTTTTTGCCAAGAAGCAAGGAACCCTTGATGACTTGTTTAAAGGCAGTAGTTGA
- a CDS encoding SPL family radical SAM protein, whose translation MKDNLDDFDKSQNTPTVRQRKAAYKAWKTIRKKKREIVGKDTLKIDPFLTVNRLASLVHPETEGRAPSETKNASYGRGIIGLFHKTPPDIGCGEFWEVRWAFGCPLDCSYCYLRGTNRGNMRPRFVKPDSVLKALDGVFGDPTFNYGKPAIFNTGELSDSLMKPELMRQIVDKFEEQKKHKVLLLTKMGPKSIGFLLEKPRRNTICAWSINAIDVAKRWEKAAPSPEERIRAASMVSSKGYEVRVRIDPMFPVPDWKQQYEDLVFRIISEFEPRRIILGTPRGLWKTIHYAEKSGTDMEWASFFAEDTGWGKKISTTTRLEMYRFMFDKLHSLGYPLDKVSICKETTALLSKLGIKFKPLTCQCYGQE comes from the coding sequence TTGAAAGATAATCTTGATGATTTCGACAAGAGTCAGAATACCCCTACGGTTAGACAGAGAAAAGCCGCGTACAAGGCTTGGAAGACAATACGCAAAAAGAAGAGAGAGATTGTAGGGAAAGATACTCTGAAGATAGACCCCTTTTTAACAGTCAATAGGCTTGCGTCATTGGTTCACCCCGAGACTGAAGGGCGTGCCCCGAGTGAAACAAAAAATGCGTCCTATGGGAGAGGTATAATTGGACTATTTCACAAGACCCCCCCAGATATTGGATGTGGAGAATTCTGGGAAGTAAGGTGGGCCTTTGGTTGTCCACTGGACTGTTCGTATTGCTATCTTAGAGGAACAAACCGCGGAAATATGCGGCCCCGTTTTGTCAAGCCGGATTCAGTACTGAAAGCGTTGGATGGGGTATTTGGTGACCCAACTTTCAATTACGGAAAACCTGCTATCTTCAATACCGGCGAATTGTCGGACTCCCTCATGAAACCTGAACTTATGCGTCAAATAGTGGATAAATTTGAAGAGCAAAAGAAGCACAAGGTGCTGCTACTTACAAAGATGGGACCCAAGAGTATCGGGTTCCTACTCGAAAAGCCGCGTCGCAACACCATTTGTGCTTGGAGTATCAATGCCATTGACGTAGCGAAACGATGGGAAAAGGCTGCTCCTAGCCCGGAGGAAAGAATAAGGGCTGCAAGTATGGTTTCTTCCAAAGGGTATGAAGTCAGAGTTAGAATTGACCCTATGTTTCCTGTTCCCGACTGGAAGCAACAATATGAGGACTTGGTTTTTAGGATCATCTCTGAATTTGAGCCACGCCGCATTATTCTCGGAACTCCTAGAGGCCTTTGGAAAACCATACACTATGCAGAAAAGTCAGGAACAGACATGGAATGGGCTTCATTTTTTGCAGAAGATACCGGTTGGGGCAAGAAGATCAGCACCACAACTAGGCTAGAGATGTACAGGTTCATGTTCGACAAGCTGCATTCACTTGGCTACCCGCTGGACAAAGTAAGCATCTGCAAAGAGACAACAGCACTACTATCCAAACTTGGCATAAAGTTCAAGCCATTAACATGCCAGTGTTATGGGCAGGAATAG